In Ailuropoda melanoleuca isolate Jingjing chromosome 11, ASM200744v2, whole genome shotgun sequence, a genomic segment contains:
- the KIAA2013 gene encoding uncharacterized protein KIAA2013 homolog codes for MVRRRKQRWLLLLRRLLRGPGWAPRSGPGSEARAAGPVGWAGPEAATRAWRGLRERGEAVPLGPGVPALVANGFLALDVAANRLWVTPGEREPAVAPDFVPFVQLRPLSALSEAGESVLLLREGLLRRVRCLQLGTSGPGPAGAVPGPASASGLVTGSGRDCVLLQEDFLAHRRRPHVYLQRIQLNNPTERVAALQTVGPTAGPVPRAFTSTLEKVGDHQFLLYSGRSPPFPTGLVHLVVVAAKKLVNRLQVAPKTQLDETVLWVVHVSGPISPQVLKSKAAKELKVLQDLARKEMLELLEMPAAELLQDHQRLWAQLFSPGVEMKKITDAHTPSGLTVNLTLYYMLSCSPAPLLSPSLSHRERDQMESTLNYEDHCFSGHATMHAENLWPGHPSSVQQILQLSDLWRLTLQKRGCKGLARVGAPGILQGMVLSFGGLQFTENHLQFQADPDVLHNSYALHGIRYKNDHINLAVLADPGGKPYLHVSVESRGQPVKIYACEAGCLEEPVELTSAPQGHTFPVMVTQPITPLLYISTDLTHLQDLRHTLHLKAILAHDEHMAQQDPGLPFLFWFSVASLITLFHLFLFKLIYNEYCGPGAKPLFRSKEDPSV; via the exons ATGGTCAG gaggaggaagcagcgttggctgctgctgctgcggcgGCTGCTGCGGGGGCCGGGGTGGGCGCCGCGATCCGGGCCGGGGAGTGAGGCGCGGGCGGCCGGGCCGGTGGGCTGGGCGGGGCCNGAGGCGGCCACCCGCGCTTGGCGCGGCCTGCGGGAGCGCGGCGAGGCTGTCCCGCTGGGCCCTGGAGTGCCGGCCCTGGTGGCCAACGGCTTCCTGGCGCTGGACGTGGCCGCCAACAGGCTGTGGGTGACTCCTGGAGAACGAGAGCCCGCGGTGGCGCCGGACTTCGTGCCCTTCGTGCAGCTGCGTCCGCTCAGTGCGCTCTCCGAAGCGGGAGAGTCGGTGCTGCTTCTCCGTGAAGGGCTGCTGCGCCGAGTGCGTTGCCTGCAGCTTGGGACCTCGGGTCCCGGCCCTGCGGGCGCGGTTCCCGGGCCCGCCTCGGCCTCCGGCCTGGTCACAGGATCCGGCCGCGACTGCGTGCTGCTGCAAGAGGACTTTCTGGCGCACCGGCGCCGACCCCACGTCTATCTGCAGCGTATTCAGCTCAACAATCCCACGGAGCGGGTGGCCGCGCTGCAGACTGTGGGGCCCACTGCCGGCCCGGTCCCCAGAGCCTTCACCAGTACCCTGGAGAAGGTGGGAGATCATCAGTTCCTTCTCTACTCAGGCCGGTCCCCGCCTTTTCCCACGGGGCTGGTGCACCTGGTGGTGGTGGCCGCCAAGAAGCTAGTGAACCGGCTCCAAGTGGCTCCCAAGACACAGCTGGACGAGACAGTGTTGTGGGTGGTGCATGTTTCAGGCCCCATTAGCCCCCAGGTGCTCAAAAGCAAAGCAGCCAAGGAGCTCAAGGTGCTCCAGGATTTGGCCCGAAAGGAAATGCTGGAGCTCTTGGAGATGCCAGCGGCTGAACTGCTTCAGGACCACCAGCGCCTCTGGGCTCAGCTCTTCAGCCCAG GTGTGGAAATGAAGAAGATCACGGACGCTCACACCCCGTCGGGCCTGACCGTGAACCTGACGCTATACTACATGCTCTCTTGCTCGCCAGCCCCCCTGCTCAGCCCCAGCCTGAGCCACCGGGAGCGCGACCAGATGGAGTCGACGCTCAACTACGAAGACCACTGCTTCAGCGGCCACGCCACCATGCACGCCGAGAACCTGTGGCCGGGCCACCCATCCTCGGTGCAGCAGATCCTGCAGCTCTCCGACCTGTGGAGGCTGACCCTGCAGAAGCGGGGCTGCAAGGGGCTGGCGAGGGTCGGCGCCCCGGGCATCCTGCAGGGCATGGTGCTCAGCTTCGGGGGGCTGCAGTTCACGGAGAACCACCTCCAGTTCCAGGCTGACCCCGACGTGCTGCACAACAGCTACGCCCTGCACGGCATCCGCTACAAGAACGACCACATCAACCTGGCCGTGCTCGCGGACCCCGGGGGCAAGCCGTACCTGCACGTGTCCGTGGAGTCGCGCGGCCAGCCCGTCAAGATCTACGCGTGCGAGGCGGGCTGTCTGGAGGAGCCCGTGGAGCTGACCTCGGCGCCCCAGGGCCACACGTTCCCGGTCATGGTGACACAGCCCATCACGCCGCTGCTCTACATTTCCACCGACCTCACGCACCTGCAGGACCTGCGCCACACGCTGCACCTCAAGGCCATCTTGGCCCACGATGAGCACATGGCCCAGCAGGACCCTGGGCTGCCCTTCCTCTTCTGGTTCAGCGTGGCCTCCCTCATCACCCTCTTCCACCTGTTCCTCTTCAAGCTCATCTACAATGAGTACTGTGGGCCTGGGGCCAAGCCCCTCTTCAGGAGTAAG GAGGATCCCAGCGTGTGA